Below is a genomic region from Halobacterium sp. CBA1132.
CCGGCAGCCCGAGGTGTTCTTTCGGCGTGACGTAACACAGCATCGCGGCGCCCGCTCGGGCTGCTTCGGTCGCGCCGATGGCGCTGGTGATGTGGTCGTAGCCGGGCGCGACGTCGGTGACCAGCGGCCCGAGGACGTAGAACGGCGCGCCGTCGCAGACCTCCTGCTGGCGCTCCACGTTCTCCCGAACCTCGTCCATCGGGACGTGGCCGGGGCCTTCGACCATTACTTGCACGCCGTGGTCCCACGCGACCTGCGTGAGGTTGCCGAGCGTCTCCAGTTCCGCGAACTGGGCGTCGTCGCTGGCGTCGGCCAGCGACCCCGGGCGGAGGCCGTCGCCAAGCGAGAACGTCACGTCGTGCTCGCGGAAAATCTCGCAAATTTCCTCGAAGTGTGTGAACAGGGGGTTCTGGGCGGCGTTCTCCTCCATCCACTGCGCGAGAATCGACCCGCCGCGGGAGACGATGCCCGTGGTGCGGCCGTCCGTCAGCGGGAGGTGTTCGGCGAGCACGCCCGCGTGGATGGTCATGTAGTCGACGCCCTGTTCGGCCTGCTTCTCGATGACGTCGAGCAGCAGGTCGGGCGTGATGTCGGGCACGTCGTCGACGCGCGTGACGGCCTCGTAGATGGGGACCGTGCCGACGGGGACCGGCGAGTGTTCGACCTGCATCTCGCGGATGTCGTCGAGGTTCTCGCCCGTCGAGAGGTCCATCACGGTGTCGGCGCCGTAGTGGACCGCGCTGTGGAGCTTCCGGAGTTCCTCCTCGCGGCTGCTGGTCGTCTCGCTGTTCCCGATGTTGGCGTTCACCTTCGTCGCGAACTCCCGCCCGATGACCATCGGGTCGAGGGCGTC
It encodes:
- the thiC gene encoding phosphomethylpyrimidine synthase ThiC translates to MPTQLERARDRTITPAMERVAERENRDPEFVRQQVADGQAVVPSNHSHDALDPMVIGREFATKVNANIGNSETTSSREEELRKLHSAVHYGADTVMDLSTGENLDDIREMQVEHSPVPVGTVPIYEAVTRVDDVPDITPDLLLDVIEKQAEQGVDYMTIHAGVLAEHLPLTDGRTTGIVSRGGSILAQWMEENAAQNPLFTHFEEICEIFREHDVTFSLGDGLRPGSLADASDDAQFAELETLGNLTQVAWDHGVQVMVEGPGHVPMDEVRENVERQQEVCDGAPFYVLGPLVTDVAPGYDHITSAIGATEAARAGAAMLCYVTPKEHLGLPDAEDVRDGMAAYRIAAHAGDVAAGLPGARDWDDALSEARYDFDWSRQFDLALDPERARDYHDQTLPGDNYEDARFCSMCGVEFCSMRIDQDARDADGEMAGIDGDIDLAESPAADVNLPPVGVHDTADVPESAEFEDGRGDDLAADD